The Primulina eburnea isolate SZY01 chromosome 6, ASM2296580v1, whole genome shotgun sequence genome contains a region encoding:
- the LOC140834464 gene encoding uncharacterized protein: MATRTKDGAPAREKRGTSPSNSPQTGTAPQRKSRPSPSKTSSPAKNQDSATSEKQIPNYLKPTLCSATDIPKQQGKKPVATENAYKPSLSRRRSFDRPPSASSTQKSRISPNPSLRSSSFSSKTSTMPKSKDAGKQSSLYARPASTVKKTGIYVKKQDAGSGTAVVKEQVTSPSEKMDVSNEYVVPQPETKQEDEESAVAEAEEEKPQVESNNVMGTEILVVEDSEKIKEEKGDDVKVETEEVYTVFEQDDAPIGIKTEDPEGETHIGETGSKLQELEHTSNESDNNQTEESVSDIPVAEVEEKDEKLGQNDGEHGEHLDNKEAEASGNKATESKETEVQEIAGEEKQETESVAVKKQVPQGKKDSAVSNDVIEETASKLREQRKNKVKALAGAFETVISLQEPK; this comes from the coding sequence ATGGCAACAAGAACAAAAGACGGCGCACCAGCCAGGGAGAAGAGGGGAACATCCCCTTCAAATTCTCCTCAAACCGGAACTGCACCACAGCGTAAGAGCCGCCCCAGCCCTTCCAAAACAAGCTCTCCTGCAAAAAACCAAGATTCAGCTACATCAGAAAAGCAAATTCCAAACTATCTCAAGCCTACCTTATGTTCTGCCACCGACATTCCGAAGCAACAAGGCAAGAAACCCGTTGCCACTGAAAATGCCTACAAGCCCAGTCTTTCAAGAAGAAGATCATTTGACAGGCCCCCATCGGCTTCTAGCACACAAAAATCACGGATTTCACCAAACCCTTCGCTTCGATCTTCCTCGTTTTCCAGCAAAACTAGTACGATGCCAAAGTCGAAGGATGCTGGAAAACAGAGTTCCCTGTATGCCAGGCCTGCAAGTACGGTAAAGAAGACTGGAATTTATGTTAAAAAGCAGGATGCCGGAAGTGGTACTGCCGTAGTGAAGGAACAAGTCACTAGCCCTTCTGAGAAAATGGATGTTTCCAATGAGTATGTCGTCCCACAACCtgaaacaaaacaagaagaTGAAGAATCTGCCGTTGCCGAAGCTGAAGAAGAGAAACCTCAAGTTGAGAGCAACAATGTGATGGGAACTGAAATTTTGGTGGTGGAAGACTCGGAGAAGATTAAAGAGGAGAAAGGCGACGATGTCAAGGTTGAAACTGAAGAGGTGTATACCGTTTTTGAACAAGATGACGCCCCTATTGGCATCAAGACAGAAGATCCAGAAGGCGAGACACATATTGGAGAAACTGGGAGCAAACTTCAGGAACTAGAACACACTTCAAACGAAAGTGATAATAATCAAACTGAAGAAAGTGTTTCAGATATTCCCGTTGCTGAAGTTGAAGAGAAGGATGAAAAACTTGGACAAAATGATGGAGAACATGGAGAACACTTGGATAACAAGGAAGCAGAAGCCAGTGGAAACAAAGCCACCGAGTCTAAAGAAACAGAAGTGCAAGAAATCGCAGGGGAAGAGAAGCAGGAGACAGAAAGTGTGGCAGTTAAAAAACAAGTACCACAAGGAAAAAAGGATTCTGCAGTTTCAAATGATGTGATTGAGGAAACTGCAAGTAAGCTTCGGGAGCAGAGGAAAAACAAGGTGAAAGCGCTTGCAGGGGCATTTGAAACTGTCATATCCTTGCAGGAACCTAAGTAA
- the LOC140834465 gene encoding putative RNA methyltransferase At5g10620 isoform X1 — protein sequence MSYENITGFESQEILVYGMGLSLFAISKTHYSYPPGKQCNYAGQSVRALPIRILTVGKKRSPGVQLIADEYMEKLKNYCSVQDIRLKSNPKNANLSSLRQLPPNKCESSLVVHFTTIRDVMAQIEHEDISVMSLVKSNEWVVMLDEHGADVGSEQMATLIGDAGNTGASSIVFCIGGPYGHGRQLKERADVSIKLSSLVLNHEVALVVLIEQLYRAWTILKGQKYHH from the exons ATGAGCTACG AAAACATCACCGGTTTCGAATCCCAAGAAATTCTTGTTTATGGTATGGGATTATCCCTCTTCGCCATCAGCAAAACCCATTATTCTTACCCTCCAG GTAAACAGTGCAATTATGCTGGCCAATCAGTG AGAGCGCTACCAATTCGAATCCTTACGGTGGGGAAGAAGAGGTCGCCAGGAGTTCAACTTATTGCTGACGAGTATATGGAGAAGCTCAAGAATTATTGCTCTGTCCAGGATATTAGACTCAAATCCAATCCTAAAAATGCAAA CTTGAGCAGTTTGCGACAACTACCACCCAACAAGTGTGAGAGTAGCCTTGTTGTGCATTTCACTACCATTAG GGATGTGATGGCTCAGATTGAACATGAAGATATATCTGTGATGAGCCTGGTCAAATCCAATGAATGG GTTGTAATGTTAGACGAGCACGGAGCCGACGTGGGATCTGAACAAATGGCTACTCTCATTGGGGATGCTGGAAACACG GGAGCTTCTAGCATTGTGTTCTGCATTGGAGGACCTTATGGCCATGGAAGACAGTTAAAAGAGAGGGCCGACGTATCAATCAAGCTATCATCCCTAGTCTTGAATCATGAAGTTGCTTTAGTTGTACTCATCGAGCAACTCTACAg GGCTTGGACTATTCTCAAAGGCCAGAAGTATCATCATTAG
- the LOC140834465 gene encoding putative RNA methyltransferase At5g10620 isoform X2 — MGLYIYFLNCCSIKVAFSPHLENITGFESQEILVYGMGLSLFAISKTHYSYPPGKQCNYAGQSVRALPIRILTVGKKRSPGVQLIADEYMEKLKNYCSVQDIRLKSNPKNAKDVMAQIEHEDISVMSLVKSNEWVVMLDEHGADVGSEQMATLIGDAGNTGASSIVFCIGGPYGHGRQLKERADVSIKLSSLVLNHEVALVVLIEQLYRAWTILKGQKYHH; from the exons AtgggtttatatatatattttttaaattgttgctCCATTAAAGTTGCATTTTCCCCTCATTTAGAAAACATCACCGGTTTCGAATCCCAAGAAATTCTTGTTTATGGTATGGGATTATCCCTCTTCGCCATCAGCAAAACCCATTATTCTTACCCTCCAG GTAAACAGTGCAATTATGCTGGCCAATCAGTG AGAGCGCTACCAATTCGAATCCTTACGGTGGGGAAGAAGAGGTCGCCAGGAGTTCAACTTATTGCTGACGAGTATATGGAGAAGCTCAAGAATTATTGCTCTGTCCAGGATATTAGACTCAAATCCAATCCTAAAAATGCAAA GGATGTGATGGCTCAGATTGAACATGAAGATATATCTGTGATGAGCCTGGTCAAATCCAATGAATGG GTTGTAATGTTAGACGAGCACGGAGCCGACGTGGGATCTGAACAAATGGCTACTCTCATTGGGGATGCTGGAAACACG GGAGCTTCTAGCATTGTGTTCTGCATTGGAGGACCTTATGGCCATGGAAGACAGTTAAAAGAGAGGGCCGACGTATCAATCAAGCTATCATCCCTAGTCTTGAATCATGAAGTTGCTTTAGTTGTACTCATCGAGCAACTCTACAg GGCTTGGACTATTCTCAAAGGCCAGAAGTATCATCATTAG
- the LOC140834468 gene encoding probable LRR receptor-like serine/threonine-protein kinase At4g31250, which translates to MIMDRNTRHCLVVFWVVLLCVIPSSGDETDTSKSLLKFKESLTNANMLSDWKEPVANLCSPIWIGCVCTHGVLTGLRLEGMGLGGKIDIESLSNLSSFTSLSVMNNSFSGSFPSDLNKLQKLRSLYLANNKFNGEIPDKAFSGMKGMRRVVLGNNEFAGNIPMSLLQLPRLVDLQLQSNQFEGEIPDFWQENLTVNFSYNKLEGSIPATLRSQNASSFYGNKLCGMPLDICKPKKLTWKIGLIIAVAVGIALAAIIIFFLIFSRRVKPLKYQKSIDKSHKEDPISSQSGTFKNSEHGKLQFVRNNRQRFELEELLRASAEVLGSGSFGSSYKAVLFSGQPYVVRRFRQMSNVGKEDFQEHMRKLGRLSHPNLLPLVAFYHRKEEKLLIADFAENGSLASHLHSKRGPNQPGLDWPTRLRIIKGVSRGLAYLYEELPTLSLPHGHLKSSNVLLDGTFEPLLADYALVPVINKDHAQKFMVAYKSPESSQNDRVTRKTDVWSLGILILELLTGKFPANYLKQGKGPSADLATWVNSVVREEWTGEVFDKDMNLARRGEGQMLRLLKIGMCCCDWDVDKRWDLKEAVEKIEELKEKDSDDDFSSYASEVDMYSSRTMTDDDFSFSKA; encoded by the exons ATGATCATGGATCGTAACACTCGTCATTGTTTGGTTGTGTTTTGGGTCGTGCTACTTTGTGTTATACCATCATCAGGCGATGAGACGGACACGTCTAAATCCCTCCTCAAGTTCAAAGAATCATTAACCAATGCCAACATGCTGAGTGATTGGAAAGAACCAGTTGCTAACCTGTGTTCTCCTATTTGGATTGGCTGTGTCTGCACACATGGTGTTTTAACAGGATTGAGACTCGAAGGGATGGGGCTTGGAGGAAAAATCGACATAGAATCCCTATCAAACTTGTCATCATTTACCAGCCTAAGCGTGATGAACAACAGTTTTTCAGGGTCGTTTCCAAGTGATTTAAACAAGCTTCAAAAACTGAGAAGTTTGTATTTGGCAAATAACAAATTCAACGGTGAAATACCGGATAAAGCTTTTTCAGGGATGAAGGGTATGAGGAGAGTGGTGTTAGGAAATAATGAATTCGCCGGAAACATTCCTATGTCTTTGCTTCAACTGCCAAGGCTTGTGGATTTGCAGCTTCAGAGTAATCAGTTTGAAGGGGAAATACCGGATTTTTGGCAGGAgaatttgacagtaaatttttCTTACAATAAGCTAGAGGGATCTATACCTGCTACACTTCGCAGccagaatgcaagctcatttTATG GAAATAAGCTATGTGGTATGCCCTTAGACATTTGCAAACCAAAGAAATTGACCTGGAAAATCGGCTTAATCATTGCGGTTGCAGTGGGAATTGCATTAGCTGCTATTATCATATTTTTCCTCATATTCAGCAGGCGTGTAAAGCCGCTGAAATACCAAAAATCAATAGACAAATCCCACAAAGAAGATCCAATTTCTAGCCAGAGTGGGACATTCAAGAACAGTGAACATGGAAAACTACAATTtgtcagaaacaatagacaAAGATTCGAGTTGGAAGAGTTGCTAAGGGCATCCGCTGAAGTGTTGGGGAGTGGAAGCTTTGGCTCGTCTTATAAAGCCGTGCTTTTCAGCGGCCAACCTTATGTTGTCAGGAGATTCAGACAAATGAGCAATGTCGGAAAAGAAGACTTTCAAGAACATATGAGAAAGCTAGGAAGGCTGTCACACCCTAatttgttgcctttggttgcTTTCTATCACAGGAAAGAAGAAAAGCTTTTGATCGCTGATTTTGCAGAAAATGGGAGTTTGGCTAGTCATCTTCACA GCAAAAGGGGCCCGAACCAACCAGGTCTTGATTGGCCAACACGCTTAAGAATCATCAAAGGTGTTTCAAGAGGATTGGCGTATCTCTATGAGGAACTTCCCACATTAAGTCTTCCTCATGGCCATCTAAAATCGTCAAATGTCCTACTCGACGGCACATTTGAACCCCTTCTAGCTGACTATGCACTAGTACCAGTAATCAACAAGGATCATGCTCAAAAATTTATGGTAGCATACAAGTCACCAGAATCCTCTCAAAATGACCGCGTAACGAGGAAGACTGACGTTTGGAGCCTCGGAATTCTCATTCTCGAGTTGCTGACAGGCAAGTTTCCTGCAAACTATCTCAAACAAGGCAAAGGGCCTAGCGCAGACTTGGCTACGTGGGTTAACTCTGTTGTGAGAGAAGAGTGGACAGGTGAGGTGTTCGATAAGGACATGAATTTAGCAAGACGTGGTGAAGGGCAGATGCTCCGACTACTCAAAATTGGAATGTGCTGCTGCGATTGGGATGTGGA